A genomic stretch from Megachile rotundata isolate GNS110a chromosome 1, iyMegRotu1, whole genome shotgun sequence includes:
- the rictor gene encoding rapamycin-insensitive companion of Tor isoform X2, whose product MLKKEQDVIAINKLQYPYFVARSMDVNLRNEMERMQALRLVRRILVLAPKHFSPILARSLVSLTNGGVEEKDGAFRAFLATLCELGILNSNLLISCGGVGALARAAMTGQSPTVIESIVGVLLKLLNTPDTRTSVSLLCFAAPYCELHSSSIDRTKEERERFAASKLALLSILRSYSGVLHFCRPDDNSGLKAIADILYVEQLEVRGAVLELLYELLNLPLPTWTDEPDVALAAVDPSRARDSWKLSEGFVAAEGKYILPSLSSRCPNITEIHLALLVYALLECGLHRALAETIVSTDTFISLRAAVLLGALLHLAHSLLPSEVCDLTPPLPNLLEHASAGKHQALAAVTILERMHTMMRRRPAPASLFLDKLLQAGTWLRPTLPRRQRTSNRHWLRRESPTTPFLKDAQVLSSKDALAWNWPVVRSILRSREDTMRILHDSDHRLFMKRLVRYFKPCSNAYSRVELATNANLAREATLAGCDLLNCLLELHEPEGTKLLNELIGDVAEQISSIRTAQSAHECLFSPRHMSTTCCQKYFLFLGQLSHSAKGTVILKGFNLLEKLQDLALATNHDCYVKLIVSSLDYTRDGPNRKVLTKIITEATLDSTRLYATQFLRLILRARMIDAYRWAIALLLNRLSDSNKTVALTALEALHEACEEPEYLEAMLQQGSQTRDWDKWLEELGDKGYLLKIRLYSIHQGFTTISSPAEELEKWICPGGFAERYVGLIEGEIHDSLTRRQRDETGSYHRRTTNVPITPHNVFILPHLLGQLAQHDLGMQLLLRRNVIQRFARVIQRFKMEFGGRDSESNSRCTKTNRSVIDDVYAMSEESGTDETVESNKLETIMDAETIEGMDTYSTQKVDSLVDIRRKTSLDDSRRTTPERSWRLETESRDDQATSLNKRILKVKSALWVLGHVGSSATGVEQLNHLGILELITSIAETCPYYVVRATAMYALSLIGTTRAGADALLIFDWPCVRHRRGDHWPVVPPTSRCPAPSPVPIQRHHRSLSDGKPELPEPVARRTRNRSESAATDLEARRYALLERGETPSPVSSIQRLSQQDAEGYARIRILQRHRRPSYSHSSLEMYSLDGRLSLQSLSEFDSSRSWIGEQHLLTSTPPPPEDNNDNLFYMGIALPKRLITIFPELPQSSVPTITDDAPKSDIETTEVDEESCSESDVDSEHYRICLICQPGKSSKDSLSEQDAKLQRKILRHAQRLANPIWYRHSRQTLLRLRQLHSEKFQDTCLFSDVAARLGSGTYRMPARRFLQELFLDSTFDALYVEAANVLKVHDDNDDKSLQSPVSAALESNSHVPSEIKINGRLTFSEIQVTQLDAVAEEAASESCVTKQYNKKTQEFSCKQERQSDEKIIAEILKPEERLRLSKSSDRLLKVSGTNTAISLD is encoded by the exons ATGCTCAAAAAGGAACAGGATGTTAttgcaattaataaattacaatatccatACTTTGTGGCTCGTAGTATGGATGTTAATTTACGAAATGAAATGGAAAGGATGCAAGCTCTTAGACTTGTTAGAAGAATTTTAGTATTGGCACCAAAACATTTTAGTCCTATTTTAGCAAGATCATTAGTCAGTTTAACAAATGGTGGAGTTGAAGAGAAAGATGGAGCATTTCGAGCATTCTTAGCAACTCTTTGTGAGTTaggtattttaaattcaaatttgttaattagttGTGGAGGTGTTGGTGCTCTTGCAAGAGCTGCCATGACTGGACAAAGCCCTACAGTAATTGAATCTATTGTGggagttttattaaaattattaaacactcCTGATACTAGGACTAGCGTTTCTCTTTTATGTTTCGCGGCTCCTTATTGCGAGCTTCATTCATCAAGTATAGATAGAACAAAAGAAGAACGAGAAAGATTTGCAGCAAGTAAATTAGCATTGTTAAGTATACTGAGGTCTTATTCGGgagttttacatttttgtcgACCTGACGATAATTCAGGCTTGAAAGCTATAGCAGACATACTATATGTTGAACAACTTGAAGTAAGAGGTGCTGTCTTAGAATTACTTTATGAATTGTTGAACTTACCTTTACCTACTTGGACGGATGAACCTGATGTTGCTCTTGCAGCAGTAGATCCTAGTAGAGCACGTGATTCATGGAAATTGTCAGAAGGCTTCGTCGCAGCCGAAGGAAAATATATTCTACCATCGTTATCATCACGCTGTCCAAATATTACAGAAATACATTTAGCATTATTGGTTTACGCTTTACTAGAATGTGGTTTACATCGTGCTTTGGCAGAAACTATTGTTTCTACCGACACGTTTATTTCTTTACGTGCAGCTGTCCTTCTAGGTGCATTACTGCATCTTGCACATTCTCTTCTACCTTCCGAGGTATGTGATCTTACTCCTCCTCTACCAAATTTATTGGAACATGCAAGTGCCGGAAAACATCAAGCTTTAGCAGCTGTTACAATTTTGGAACGGATGCATACAATGATGCGTCGAAGACCAGCACCTGCAAGTTTATTTCTTGACAAGCTTTTACAAGCAGGTACTTGGTTAAGGCCAACGTTACCAAGACGTCAACGAACATCTAACAGACACTGGTTACGCAGAGAATCACCAACCACACCATTTCTCAAGGACGCTCAAGTACTCAGTTCTAAAGATGCTCTTGCTTGGAATTGGCCGGTAGTGCGATCTATTTTACGCTCGCGCGAAGATACCATGCGAATACTTCACGATTCTGATCACAGATTGTTTATGAAAAGGCTTGTACGTTATTTTAAGCCATGTTCAAACGCATATAGCAGAGTGGAATTAGCAACAAACGCTAATTTAGCAAGAGAAGCAACATTAGCTGGTTgtgatttattaaattgtttGCTAGAACTTCACGAACCTGAgggtacaaaattattaaatgaattaattggAGACGTCGCTGAACAAATATCTAGCATACGAACAGCTCAATCCGCTCACGAGTGTTTGTTCTCTCCTCGTCACATGTCCACTACTTGTTGTCAGAAGTATTTTCTGTTTCTTGGACAATTGAGCCATTCAGCCAAAGGGACTGTGATTCTAAAAGGatttaatttattagaaaaGTTGCAAGACTTGGCTTTAGCTACTAATCATGACTGTTACGTTAAACTCATAGTTTCAAGTTTAGATTATACTAGGGATGGACCTAATAGAAAAGtattaactaaaattattacggAAGCGACATTAGACAGTACACGTCTATATGCTACACAGTTCCTTAGATTAATACTCAGAGCCAGAATGATTGATGCTTATCGCTGGGCAATAGCATTACTGTTGAATCGGTTATCAGATTCCAATAAAACTGTAGCACTGACTGCTTTGGAAGCGTTACACGAAGCTTGCGAAGAACCAGAATATTTAGAGGCTATGTTGCAACAAGGAAGTCAAACTCGAGATTGGGATAAGTGGTTGGAAGAGTTAGGTGATAAaggatatttgttaaaaattagaCTTTACTCTATTCATCAGGGTTTTACAACAATTTCGTCTCCCGCtgaagaattggagaaatgGATCTGTCCAGGAGGTTTTGCCGAGAGATATGTTGGTTTAATAGAAGGAGAGATACATGACTCTTTAACTCGTCGTCAAAGAGATGAAACTGGAAGCTACCACAGAAGAACAACTAACGTTCCTATAACGCCTCACAATGTGTTTATTTTACCACATTTGTTAGGTCAATTGGCGCAACACGACTTAGGCATGCAATTGTTGTTGCGTCGAAACGTGATACAACGCTTTGCAAGAGTCATTCAACGGTTTAAAATGGAGTTCGGTGGTAGAGATTCGGAGTCAAATTCAAGGTGTACCAAAACAAATCGCTCTGTCATCGATGACGTTTACGCCATGTCAGAAGAATCCGGCACCGACGAAACGGTAGAATCGAATAAATTGGAGACAATAATGGATGCTGAAACTATAGAGGGCATGGACACATATAGTACGCAAAAAGTTGATTCTTTAGTTGATATTCGCCGAAAAACAAGTTTGGATGATTCCAGACGTACTACTCCAGAAAGGAGTTGGAGATTAGAGACTGAATCTCGAGATGATCAAGctacaagtttaaataaaagGATTTTAAAAGTAAAGTCTGCATTATGGGTGCTGGGTCATGTGGGATCTTCGGCAACAGGCGTTGAACAATTGAaccatttaggaattttagaattaataaCTTCCATAGCAGAAACATGTCCGTATTACGTGGTGCGAGCAACGGCTATGTATGCCCTAAGTCTTATTGGTACCACCCGTGCAGGTGCAGatgcattattaatttttgactGGCCATGCGTTAGACATAGACGCGGAGATCATTGGCCAGTCGTTCCTCCTACAAGTAGGTGTCCAGCCCCCAGTCCTGTTCCTATACAACGACATCATCGGAGTCTCAGCGATGGCAAACCAGAATTACCTGAACCGGTAGCTCGAAGAACCAGAAACCGATCTGAAAGTGCAGCTACAGATCTCGAAGCTAGGCGTTATGCTCTACT AGAAAGAGGAGAAACGCCAAGCCCTGTATCAAGTATTCAAAGATTAAGCCAACAAGATGCTGAGGGATATGCAAGAATTCGTATTTTACAGCGCCATCGAAGACCTAGTTATTCCCATAGCAGCTTAgag atgtATAGTTTAGATGGTCGACTTTCATTGCAAAGTTTATCAGAATTTGATTCATCTCGTAGTTGGATCGGGGAACAACATTTACTCACTTCAACACCTCCACCCCCTgaagataataatgataatttattttacatggGTATAGCCCTTCCAAAGAGACTTATTACTATTTTTCCGGAATTACCACAGTCGTCGGTTCCAACCATAACAGACGATGCGCCAAAGTCTGATATAGAAACGACGGAAGTAGATGAAGAATCCTGTTCAGAATCCGACGTAGACTCAGAGCATTATCGCATTTGTTTAATATGTCAACCTGGTAAAAGCAGCAAAGATTCGCTTTCAGAACAAGACGCAAAACTGCAGAG GAAAATACTTAGGCATGCACAACGGTTAGCAAACCCTATATGGTACCGACATAGTCGACAAACTTTGCTTAGATTAAGACAATTGCATTCAGAGAAGTTTCAG GATACTTGTTTATTTTCAGATGTAGCTGCTCGTTTAGGTAGTGGTACATATAGAATGCCAGCACGGCGATTTTTACAAGAACTATTTCTAGATTCTACGTTTGATGCC CTTTATGTAGAAGCAGCTAATGTTCTAAAAGTACACGATGACAATGACGATAAATCATTGCAATCACCCGTTTCTGCGGCACTTGAATCCAATTCCCATGTGCCTTCGGAAATTAAAATCAATGGAAGACTTACGTTTTCTGAGATTCAAGTAACACAACTGGATGCAGTTGCTGAGGAGGCAGCAAGTGAATCTTGCGTGACAAaacaatacaataaaaaaacaCAAGAGTTCTCGTGTAAACAAGAACGTCAAAGTGATGAAAAAATTATTGCCGAAATTTTAAAACCGGAAGAAAGATTACGCCTGTCAAAGAGTTCCGACAGATTGTTAAAAGTATCAGGTACAAACACTGCCATCAGCCTTGATTAG